One genomic segment of Mastomys coucha isolate ucsf_1 unplaced genomic scaffold, UCSF_Mcou_1 pScaffold22, whole genome shotgun sequence includes these proteins:
- the LOC116068843 gene encoding CD209 antigen-like protein C codes for MNDSEEDRVQQMGSLDEEHLITSGTRYSLKGFRFQSPYILKKAAGHLCHGLVPFVLQLFCITLSAILLLAILVKVSNVAYTQGQEQAKKEKVYQEMAQLKPQINRLCRPCPWDWTFFQGNCYFFSKFQQNWNDSVTACRKLDAQLVVIKSDDEQSFLQQTSKEKGYAWMGLSDLKHEGIWHWVDGSHLWFSFMKYWNEGEPNNEFEEDCAEFRGDGWNDAPCTAKKYWICKKSAMSCTEK; via the exons ATGAATGACTCCGAGGAAGACAGAGTACAGCAAATGGGCTCCCTGG ATGAGGAACACCTGATAACCAGTGGCACCAGATACTCCCTCAAAGGCTTCAGATTTCAATCACCCTACATCCTCAAGAAAGCTGCAG GACATCTGTGCCATGGTCTTGTCCCCTTCGTGCTACAGCTGTTCTGCATCACACTATCTGCTATTCTTCTGCTGGCTATCCTTGTCAAAG TCTCTAATGTTGCCTACACCCAGGGACAAGAACAGGCAAAGAAGGAGAAGGTATACCAGGAAATGGCCCAGCTGAAGCCTCAAATAA ACCGCCTGTGCCGCCCCTGCCCTTGGGACTGGACGTTCTTCCAAGGAAACTGTTACTTCTTCTCCAAGTTCCAGCAGAACTGGAATGACTCTGTCACTGCCTGCAGAAAACTGGATGCCCAACTAGTGGTCATCAAAAGTGATGATGAACAG AGCTTCCTGCAACAGACTTCTAAAGAGAAAGGCTATGCCTGGATGGGCCTGTCAGACCTGAAGCATGAAGGCATATGGCACTGGGTAGATGGCTCACATCTGTGGTTCAG TTTCATGAAATATTGGAATGAAGGAGAGCCCAACAATGAATTCGAAGAAGACTGTGCAGAATTCAGAGGCGATGGCTGGAATGATGCCCCCTGTACGGCTAAGAAATACTGGATCTGCAAAAAGTCTGCTATGTCCTGCACTGAAAAATGA
- the LOC116068840 gene encoding CD209 antigen-like protein B, translating into MHQGTAVTMSDSTEARMQPLSSMEDDELMVSGSRYSIKSSRLRPNSGIKSLAGCPGRSQVPLVLQLLFFLFLAGLLLIILFQVSKTPNTQGQEEPKQEKILKELTQLTDELMSISQRQNESMQEKTSEQLIQLKTELLSRIPVSHRQNESMQEKISEQLRQLKAEIFSKIPSFPVQDDSKQEKIYQQLVQMKTELLRLCRLCPWEWTFLLGNCYFFSKSQRNWNDAVTACKEVNAQLVIINSDEEQTFLQQTSKAKGATWMGLSDLKKEATWLWVDGSTLSSRFQKYWNRGEPNNVGEEDCVEFAGDGWNDSKCELKKFWICKKSATPCSEG; encoded by the exons ATGCACCAGGGGACAGCGGTGACCATGAGTGACTCCACAGAAGCCAGGATGCAGCCTCTTAGTTCCATGG AGGATGACGAGTTGATGGTCAGTGGCAGCAGGTATTCTATTAAAAGCTCCAGACTACGACCAAATTCTGGAATCAAGAGTTTGGCAG GATGCCCAGGACGCAGCCAAGTCCCCTTGGTCCTGCAGctgctcttcttcctgttcttggcCGGGCTTCTGCTGATCATTCTTTTCCAAG TCTCCAAAACCCCAAACACCCAGGGGCAGGAGGAACCCAAGCAAGAGAAGATCCTCAAGGAACTGACCCAGCTGACAGATGAGCTTA TGTCCATCTCCCAAAGGCAGAATGAGTCCATGCAAGAGAAGACCTCTGAGCAATTGATCCAGCTGAAGACTGAACTCC TGTCCAGGATCCCTGTCTCCCACAGGCAGAATGAGTCCATGCAAGAGAAGATCTCTGAGCAACTGAGGCAGCTGAAGGCTGAAATCT TTTCCAAGATCCCCAGCTTCCCGGTACAGGATGATTCTAAGCAGGAGAAGATCTACCAACAGCTGGTACAGATGAAGACTGAGCTCC TCCGCCTGTGTCGACTCTGCCCCTGGGAATGGACATTCCTCTTAGGAAACTGTTACTTCTTCTCCAAGTCCCAGCGGAATTGGAATGATGCCGTCACAGCTTGCAAAGAAGTGAATGCTCAACTAGTCATCATCAATAGTGATGAAGAGCAG ACCTTCCTACAGCAGACTTCTAAGGCTAAAGGAGCAACCTGGATGGGCCTGTCAGACCTGAAGAAGGAGGCCACGTGGCTCTGGGTAGATGGTTCTACTCTGTCATCCAG ATTCCAGAAATATTGGAACAGAGGGGAGCCCAACAACGTCGGTGAAGAAGACTGTGTCGAATTTGCTGGGGATGGCTGGAATGACTCTAAATGTGAACTCAAAAAGTTCTGGATCTGCAAGAAGTCTGCAACCCCGTGCAGTGAAGGCTAG